GCTCCACCCCCTCTTCAGGTTCTTGAATCAGCTCTCAGACgggtcccctcccttccctgttcAGGTGCAGGGCTTGGGACTCCAATGAGGACGGTTCCAGTTACGGCACCAACCCAAGAGCCCTTTGGGGTAACAGGCTGGGGGGCCTCAGTTCTAAatactgccccccacccctggctcaCGGCAATGTCCCACACCCGTGTCCCAGCCCCTGAAGCTACCCCCAGCCCACAAGGAGGAAGTGGCAGGCTGCTTGTGAGAATGAACTCTTGTTCCAACCTTGAGGAACATGACAAGCAAAAGAATGTGGAGACCTGCCAGTCCCCAAGAATGCCAGCTGTGGCAGAGTAACTGTCACCGTAGCTCCCTGCAAACGGACAGGAAAGGGAGCCACCAGCTTGAATGTTACCATGGAACTTTACTGGGTTTGGGGGCTGCTTACATGGATGCGGTCTGAAAGGCCAAGCgggctccccagcccctgccgATAGGCACCACAGCAACCCTTTCCCAGCCCCTCCGCCGTCACCCAGCAAGGACAGCACCAAAGCCAGCCACACAGCAGTGCTCCCACCCGGACAAGCTCAGCGAGTTCGGCCCTGTCCCCCTCACACAAGCCTCTGGTTTTGTATTTGTGTCCATCTCCCCACTGGACTGGGAACTCCTTAGAAAGCAGTGGCGACACCCTGAGATGTATCACTGTATTTCTCTTGCGTCTCATGTAGCTCATAGGTATTCAACAAAGTTCCCTTCCGATCAGATGAACAGAATAAATCCGGGGCCAGACGCTTCCCTGGCTCTACTCTCTCTGCCTATCTGTCTGCCTTCCCTCCCAGGAGGCAAGCTTCCGAGGCCCAGGGACACTACGTCATACACCGTTAGCCTAACACCTGCTACAAGGTGGGTGTTTACTAACTGGTTGCTGACTCATAGAAGGACCTTCGTGCGGCTAGTCTTTCTGCACTTTCAAGAAAATCCTACAGACAAAAATCGAATCATTCAGACCTGATATCACTGAAGCCCTTTACTGACGATACAATTTTTTGCTTTACCAAAAGCCTTACAACATGATTCCTTTAAACGTCAAGGTCCCCCGAATAATCCAATTTACAAGAATTCCACTTATGGGGAGATTCTAGGAACAAGCCAGGGGAGGCACATCTAGGCCAGGAAATGGCAAGTATTACTTTGACATTTGTTCTAACAGCTTAGATTCATTAGTAAACATGACTTCTGGGGCCCTGTGTACACTTTGCCTCCCAGCGTCCAGATTGAGGTGGGCAGGAGGTCCCTAGGAGTCAGAGGGAACGGCGCGGTTGTCAGTCAAACGGCAGGAAGTCCTCCTACACTCTGTCCGATCACAGTGAGGAGCAGCATGGCTGCAGGGATAGGACAGGGGCCTGGGCGCTCTGGCTTCGTCGCTCTGGGTAGCTTGGAGGGGAAGTGAAACCCTTTGCTCATGGGGAACTTCTGCTCCTCAGCAAGTGGAACGTGCCTGCGAATCCTTCCTGATCATCTGGCCGCCTACCCACGCCCCCTCCAAGGCGTGGGCCACCTTTCGGGCCACCGCGGCCAGCCGCCCCAGCTATTGCTCTTCTCCCAGGATCCATGGGAGAATGGTGTTGGAAATGTCACCATCAGTCTCTGCAGGCCCATCTCATCCTCCTCATTTACCGGTCTCTAAGGAAAAGCCTGGAAGCATCGGGAGGCAAGAGCCTGCCTGATGTTACCTCTTCCTTCCCACACCCTCGTGGACAGGGCCTGTTCTCCCTGGCTCTGTGTGGAGAGCCGTTGGACTTCTGAGAATGGCAGGGTGTTCtatgaaaaagaaagggagggaggcagtaaagaagaccaaaaaaaaggggggggggcgggatttaaaaacaaaggctctgatgGAGTTGAATGAACCAGGTCTGAATCCTGGCTCAGCTTCTCACTGGCTGTGTAAGCTCAGATAAGACACAACCTCAGTTAAgtgtctttatctataaaatgggaacagcAACATTGACTTTATAGGAAGGCTGTGATGATTAAACGTGGATATAAAAGCGTAAAGGGATCCATACACTGCTGGGCATGCAGTAATCTCAAAAGTCTCTGTCGAATGAGATTCTCATCAATTCTCTCTGCCAAGTGTGAAGCTCTAATGAGAAAATGTGCTGAAAGGCCCTATAAACCACAGTGTTGGCCACACCTAAGGGATTATTACTGTTACTGCTGGGTGGTCATTCCAGTGACTCAGCTCTGCCAATCGGCAGAGGGGAGTGAGCTTCCCATCCATGGAAGCACGGAAACCCTGCTGGTTTTGGTGACTCTATCTTTGTGATTCTACGGCTTCTGGTCTCCAGCAAAGCATTCTACATGTACTTCAACCCTCCCACAGTCCCTAGTTCACAGAGAGAAAAACCATTCCACTCATGGagtgatatacacacacacaaaaccaggaATAGAATAAGGACGGAATCCAGACTTCTTACCGGGTCAAGGCCCTAGTTCTCCCAGAGGTTCATCCCATCTCACTGGGCAGATTCCATACATCCAGACCATGTGCAATACTGCCCAGCCCCACCCGCAAGGCCTCTGACACCAGCTGGTTCTATGCCTTATTGTACAGAGAAACCACGGTCCAGAGAGAGATCACACAGTTGATGGGCAGCAAAGCCTGGGCCTTCTGATATGGCAGCCTCTCTGCCAACAGGCTGACCTTGGCTCCAAGGGCTCCTCGCGGCGGGCTGTCTTTTGAGCGGCACCTATGTTGACCCCTAACTGGGGTCGGGTCCAAGGTGAAATATGATAGCAACGCCTATGTAACCGGGCACTACTCTGTGCCCGACTCTGATCTGAGCATTTTACTGAATCCTCACACCCACCCTCCTAGTGGGTGCTCTCCTTACCCGTTTCTcacaggggaaactgaggctcagagaggcaaaggaACTTGCTGCGGCGGGGGCCGGCGCGGGGGAGTGCCCTGATCAGGCTTGGGGGGCCTCGgccttcctcctcccaccccacctgagGCCCCGGGCCGGCCGGCTTGCCGGCGGACCTCCCCGGAGCGCGCACGTGGGGCCCTGCCGGCTCGCGCCCGGGTCACGTGAGGAGCCGGGGCCTCAGGGCGCCGAGACGGTTGGGGGCCGGGGCCTCCCCTCTCGCGGCGGCCGCCGTCCCCCGCTCCGCCTCGCGCTACTCACCCCACGCGGGGGCTCCTAGGACCCGGGAGAAGAGGacggggaagaggaagggagggcggcggcggcggcggcgaagaCCCCACCAGCCCCCGAGCAGCTCCGCCTAACCTCTACCAGACGCGACACCTCGCGGCGCGCGCCGCCTTTGTCCGCTTACGTCACGTCCGGGCTCCCGGGGGCGGGGCCGCATCGGGCTCCGCCCCGCGATCGGCTCGCCCCGCCCAGTGGGCTCCGGACCTAACTTGAGTACTGACCCGGGAAGAGCTTCCCAGCTCTAAAAAGCCGCAGCGCCGACCGTGTCCCGCCTCCAGCTTGTGCACCAGCTCATTTGGAGGCGGCAAGGCTGGACTTTTAAAAACGAGCGTTCTGTGGAATTTCCACTGGgtgaaaaggggagggggagcctTATGCAAGCCTTAATCCCACCCATAACAATTAACATCTTAAAATAtacagatcaaaaagaaaaaaaaaggaagaaaaatacccTTGACAGTGCCAAGGGGTTGCCACTCCAAATAAGCAGAGCAAATCCGTGAAATTTCTGTTCCCAAAATGTTGCCCTCCCCTAGGGTCCTCCCATACACAGAAATTCTGGAGCGGTCCCTGAAGCAGCCTTGATGGAAATGAGAGTTTCCTGGTAGGTAGACCTTGTGAACCTTTCCAAGCCTCAGTCTCCACTTCTGCCAGATAGATGGAATGCTCTGAGGGTTAAATTTGTGGGATATTATGCGTCAAGCCTTCTGCCCTGTGCTTGGAGCCAGCTCTCAGTAAATAGAAGTTGATTCATAATATTCATCACAATATTCATCTATGTCATAATATTCACAATATTCATCATAAGTTCTTTTTTCCTAAACTGACATCCTGGCTTAGATTTACAGTGCCTTCCTCTGGGCGTTGCACAAAGGAGGGGCTTAAAGTGTGTTTGCTCTAATGAAGTGAAAGCTATGGGTGGGGGGGTGCCCTGAAAAGCCCCACATGCTTTTGAGTCCCCCAAAACTGTCCATATTATGTGGCATCCTCGCTAGGGCATTGCAGGTCAGACTTGGTTCCCCTGGCCTGGGCTCCTCTCCCAAGCTTCATTTTCCATGTCTCTACGGCAAGGGGATAAATCTTGGGCAATCTCAATCTGGAGGTTTCTATAATCTTTGGGGGGCAGCTCTGAGCCTAGCTTTTTTAGGGGTGCCTAAAAATCCACCCCTACCTTTTTTTCCTGTCAATGGAAGACAAACTCCCTTCCCTACACCCGGACTCCAAGGCCTTTCCAGGTCTGGCCAGTCCACTAACCTCAAAGCCTCTTGCATCTCTGAATTCCCAAGCCtcgcacatagtagatgctcaataaatgtttgcagcTGGAGGCCTCCTTAGAAATCACCTAGGTAGTCTGGTGTTcctcatccattttttaaaaactcacatacccttagaataaatataaaaatttctcaCCTTCCCCACTCAATATTCTGTCTTCCCAAGGAGGTATGCCCttccatccctggttgaggaGTATTTGCAGAAATATATTACATTGTCTGGGATGCCTCCTCCAGGCAGACATCTTGTAATTTGAATTCcaaagtcatttttttcattttcaaattgtaaAATCCTACCAGGCCAGTGAAATTACTGGTCCAAACTACACTCGTCCCCCACTCAAGTTTTACAATACAAGCtttttccctgccccctcccagccaaGAGTCACAGGTGGAGCCCAACAGTCCATTTTACCATGGAGCCCTGAGAAAGGAGAGATTTATCCAGCACCACACAGCAAGCAGGAACAGAGCATGGACTCACAACTGGTTCCTCGTAGTTTCCAGGCCCACCGCATTCTTACTACCCAGCCTTCTATGGAAGTTCCACCTCCAAAGCCACCCAGCCCAAACATGACCCACCTGAGCCTCCCAGCTCCAGAGAGGGTAGCTGAACCCAGGGCCCTCCATCCCTGGCTTGGGCCTGACTGCCCTGGCCAGGAGTCCCACGCTCCCTTGTGACTGCAGCCTTGGCATCCTGAGCACAacagccctgccctctgcccccagcctcaGTGCCCACTTCGCCTTGGGTGAGGGGTGGATCATAATGACCCTGAAGAGGCCATGGAGGCAGCAGGGAGGGGCCAGCAGAGGGACCAAGGTGGGAAGATGCGCTCTTCCAAGGAGCAGCCCACCTGGTAGGGGGCTCTAAATTCAGGGGACCGTCTCCGGCCCCGCCCCGAAGCCCCACTAGGGCGAGTGTGACACTAGAAACCAGCTCAGAGCTGACAACAATCTGGGAGTGGGGTGTGGTAGGGAGGAAGCAGGCTCTGAGAACCCAGTGTCAGAAGTTGGGGGCGGGTCTGGGGCTCTGCCTCCCAAAGGGGGAGTTTGTTAAAAATATGTcttgccccaccccagacctctgAATCGGAATCTGGGGCATCTGTATTTTTCACTAAGCTCCCACCCAAGGGACTCTGGGGCTCCAGAAGGAATGGGCAGCTGCAGGGCAGGTCACCCTTTCAAGCTGGTTCCAGGTTTCCCAATTCCCACCTCAGCGCTAATAACAGTAACAGCACGTTGAACACTCCAGATGCTAAGTGCTCTCTACCATGTGGTGCTGTTTCATTCTCACACAGGAGCAGGCGCTGGGTTatccccattctgcagatgagggCACTGAGAGCAGTTAATTAATTGGCTTGCCCAAGGGTACAGCTAATAAGTAGTGGAACTGAGTCTAAAtcctaaataataattttaaaatataataactaaCAGCAGCAGCTAGGCTTTGTTGAGCACGTACAACGTGCCTGTCATTATTCTAAGCCATTTACATGTGCTCGCTCATTTAAACGTCACAGTAACTCAAAAAGTGGGTACTCTCACCGTCACcgtttttcaggtgaggaaacagaggatcGGGACAGAGGAAACAGTAGCCTGAAGCCACTTACTGTCTGGCGAACCAGTGGTAGTAGCCCCGAACCACGCTGCCCCGCTCTGGGCGCTATGGCCTGGAGGCTGGTCTACGCCCTCCTCTCCACTTCACACGGCACCGCCCCACTGGCGTGAGGATGCCCTGAGCTGAGCGCAGGGCCAGACATGCCCCGGCGTCGCCCCAGCTCCTGTGCCCAGCAGGTGGCGCCCGAGGGGCTCCCCGGCGGTGGCGATCGCAGACGGAGAGACCCGCTGCTGCCGCTCGAGCTCCGAGCAGCCTCTGGCGCGGGGGCCTCCGGGGGCTCCACGGCTTCGGAGGGCGGCGCCGAGTGGTGGGAGGCCCCCGCGTGTGAGTCCTCGCACTCGGATCCCGGGGTGGGCGTCAGGCGCCCCCGGTCGCGCCTGCCCGTCCTGCCCACCGTGGCTCAGCGGGCGGCGCGGAACCGGACAGGGCTGAGGTCGCCACTGCTGCCGCCCATGCTCTTGGCCGGCGAGCCCCGGGAACCGGCGCCCCGGGCCTGGACAGTGCGAGGACCCCCGCAGGGGCTCGGCCAGGGAGAACCCCGACTCTTTGGGCGACCTCCTAGGAGAGTTCCTCCCTGGCCGGTCCTGGCAGTTCCTGCACCAGCTCAGGGCTGAGTCTGCGGAGCAGCCGCGACCACCGACTGAGGCCCCTACGGCCCCCACGGGGGGGGGCTGAGTCATTTCCGGTGGGGGTCCCACCACCTGGCATAGAATAATGGCAGTGTTAGCAGAGTATGCCTGGCAGAGTCCTGGCGATGGCAACCACCCCTTGAGGGCGGGTCTACCACTGCCCCTATtgtacagatgagtaaactgaggcccaaggccATGCAACCAGGAAGAGCCTGGTAAGGATTGTCCCCAAGAGAAGACTCATAACTATTTCCACCTCCTCCTGGCTCCCAGCATCCTCAGCATCACAACATCAAAGGGGTGTGTCAGAACACTCTGGAAGTCCTCCTCAGTGTCCCCGCTACTCCTTCCTCCCAGACCTGGGGTAAGTGTCAGTGACCTGCTGGTGGGGACAGGGCTGTCATCAATGCTCTGACGATGGGGGACCCTGATCATTCATGCCAGCTGTGGCCTATTTGTCTTCAAGGGGCCAGTCATTGTACTTCAAGAATAGTCTTGAGAAGATTTTGCTCCATCAGATACCTGCCCTGGGGCCCTTCAGGAGAGATCACTCACAATTCACCACGGTCAAGAAGACCAATCAGTGCGTTATGGGAGGATGGGGTAGGGGAGTGGGGAGAAAGAgcatttctttcctctgcctttcaCCCATGAATGTATCCATCTGTCCACCTATTCATCCATCTGTGTGTCCATCCATGAATCAGGTCTTCTCCCAACCTATTCAAGGATCATCCATCAACATCTATGAATCCATCCACCCATTAATCAGGTCTTCTACCAACACCTTCATAATTCATCGATGAAtccattcatatattcattctccCATTCACCCATGCACCCTTGCATACATCTTATCTGTGAACCAGGTCTTTTACAACCTATTCATgaatctctccatccatccatccacccatgaATCAGGTCTCCTGTTGATCCATTAATCCACATATCCAGCCAGCCAGTCATCCAGCTATTCCCAAATTCCCACAATTCTATCCGTCTACCCATGAATCCAGTGATTGATCATCTACCAATCCTTCCATCCACTTGTAAATCCAGGATGCTATCCATCTTTAGTCTTGAAGCCATGTACAAGTCTACACACTCATCTACATAATCATTCATACACCCATGCATCCATACATGTGCCCATCCTCCTAAGATCCAATCCTTGTATTAAGACcttttcgggaattccctggcaacccagtggttaggactcggcgctttcactgctgtggcccaggtacaatccctggtccaggaactaagatcctgcaagctatgcggtgcggtcaaaaaaaaaaaaaaagaacttttcttTAATTCATCTATCTGTCCACCCACCTACCCAGCTACCCAGTCTTCCATCCTTTCACACAACccaccattcattcatccatttcttcctctAACCTTTATTAGCTTTTACTATATGTCAAATATCGGGGGAAGTAAAATAAGGGATGGGGGTAGGAAGAGCCTGGGCATTAGAGCTTAACTGGGCCTAGATGCTGTAGCTCTAATGGAGGGGGAAAAGAATGTAGAAATAATTCCTCCTGCTTAAACAGGCTTAAACATGGATGAAAGGTGAAGAGCATTGCCCATGAGTTTGAAGACCAGGGAGAGGAAATACACTAGACATGCCATTCCTTCTCATCCTGGACCCATGGCAGACAGTACTAACTGATCACAGCACTTTTCCCCCACTGAGCCTCAGAACCCTTCCTGACACAGTGCTCCAGGCAGACACCACCAGTGGATCAGAGTAGATGCCAGAAATGAAACACATTTGCCAACCCAggaactttaaatcaatcagacCAAATAAACACACTACTTCTCACAAGATATAAATAAGAGTATGGAACTCATTATCTCGAATGTAAGCAACAACAGGGATGGATACCTTCACAGTGTTTCACATTCAGGAGCTAATTCTTGAGCATCTTGAGGTGTGTGGCGTTCCCTAGTAGGCCCTGCTGGAGACAGCTGGGTGCATTAGAACACGCTCCAGCAGCATTTGAGAGGAGAAGCTGAGATTTCAGACCAGTGGGCACAGCTGGGGCAAGCCTTTGGCTGGTCCTGAGGCCAGCACCAAGCAGGCATGGATAAGCAAACAGCTGTTGCATAACTAGGTCCCAATGCCTGTAGCCGACACTGTCTTGGCCATCTCCTGGATGCCTGGCTCTTCAATGGGCTTATGAAAAGCGTCCCCTCTGTGTCCAAACGGACATAAAGATGTGGTCAGATAAATGGAGTCAGATATATCAATAGGCATTGTACGTAAGGTCAAACGTGGCATTTCTGAATAACAGAGCCGTGGATGGATCAAGCAAGCCCTCCTGCAGCCTTGCTCTGGAGGCTGAAATTAATGAATGTAACCATAACAGATCCCCTTTATTGAGCACAGGCCCCTTGCCAGGCCCTGTACCAGATGCCTCACGTAAGTTATTTGATACTCACCAGACTCTTATAAGGATGCTATTGTCGTGTCTACAATACATAGTACATAATTTAAAGGGGaaaactgtaaaatggagacttGAGGGCAGTCTGCCCCATGTCACAGGACTGGGAAGGGGCATAGTTGAAACTGACGATTATAAGAACAGTTCTCAGTTAGAGATGCTTACCCTTGGCCCTGCAGAccctggtgggggtggtggtgtggggGACGGTGCTTTTCAGTCCCTATCATCTCTTCACAACCCTGTACGGTGGGCACAAcaatgatccccattttacagacaaagaaactcaGGCTCCAAAGAGTTAGAATTGAAACCCAGGACTGCCTGACTCCGGAGTTCATATCCTTATTGTCTCTGCTGAATTGCTTGATATATAAGAGAGCTGGCTCTGGAACCAGAATTCAGGTCTCGGCTCCACCCCTAACCAGCTGTgcgatcttgggcaagttgcaaaaaacgaaaaacaaaaaccctctgtgcctcagtttcctcatctgtaaaatgggaataataatcgtGTTTCACAGAGTTGTGTGGGTTTGGTGGGCTGATGCCTGTTAGATGCTTGAGCCATTGCCTGAAGGGCAGGAAGTGCTCAGGAGAGGCCAGCTGTGATTGTCAGGCTCCCACAGGGAGCTCCGGCCTGGTGGATGTGTGTTGTCAGGGTGGcatggggggctgggggctcaggCCCTGGTCCTCCCCTGCCCTTCTCATCTCTCTCACCAGGCCCCACGCTACACAGGCCCCCAAGCTCAAGGCCGTGCTCACCCACAACTCCTCGGGGGAAGGCTCAGGGCACCGCAGGCGGTGTTGCCCTTTCTGCGTGCGGTTTGCGGATGAGACGCTACGGGACACAGCGCTCCGCTACTGGGAACGCAGCTGTGCAGGTGAGCAGACAGGAAGGGGAGCTCCAGGACTCCAGAAAGTTCCTGCCTGAAACCTGAAGAGCAGAGGCTGTGGCCCTGGGTCCTGGGAGTTAGGGGCCGGCCAAAAAGCCCAAGAGGCCATTGATCCTGTGGAGGAGGCCCTTGAACTGGCCTCTCTGGAGGCTGTTAGGGTGACCTTCAAGGACCAAGTAGAGGGTCTGAGGTCCAGCAGAGGTGTCCCAAGGCTGCAGCTGTGGCCCAGGAAACAGTGGCTGTCCAGGCCTGGCCACCACAGAAGGATTTCTCACTGCCAAGGGTTCCCACACGCTGTATCTGCCCACCTTGGAACCCACAACCTCAGCCTGCAGACCCCGCACATGGGCTCCAGGGGCTGGAGAAGGTAGGAACAAAGGCACCCGAAGCATCTTTTTCCCATATCCCTGAAGGCAAACCTCAGAGGCCTGGCTTGGGAGGTGCCCAGAAAGTTCTAGAAGGTCACACCTCCACGGAAGGCTGGCACTGCCTGGTCCAGCAAAGAAGCTAGGAACCAACCACCAGGCCCAGGTTCCCAGGCAGAGCTTTGTTCATGTTGGCACAGTTTCCAGTGTTTTCTGAAGTGGGTGTCAAGAGGCGGGAAGAATACACGTCCTGGCTCTGGTATGGTCTTTCCTAAGGCCTGCTTTCCCCATCTGCCCAGCCCCTTCTCTTCTCAGGATCCAGCAGTCCAACGGCCTCATCTATTTATTAAGCACCGACCGTGTGCGGTCTCAGGGAACGGCTGCCCCAAAGCCCCGCTGGGGGCAAAGCCCTCAAAATCCAGGACCTTGGCTGATTCAGAAGGAACCCGACCCATCCCCCTCAGGGTCACAGGAAGTTGGAAGTGGAAGCTGCAATTCTGCCCAACTTCTGGTTGTTCGATGGGGCAGCCAAGGCCCTGAGGGCACATGACACAGCAGCTGAAAAGAGAAGCCAGAGTGCCCGCTGGCCACCCCTGGGAACACAAGGAAAAGGGGCACCTGGAGAAAGTTTCTTGGGAATGGCAGTTGGCTGGCATGGGAGACACTTCCTTGTCAGCCACTGGGCTGTGGTCATACCCCAGAACACCAGAGTAGGGCTCAGCGGCTGCTTCCCAGCCCTTTCCATCCTCAGGAATTCGGGGTTCCTGACCAGCTGGAGGGGCAGCTGTTGGACAGGAAACACTCTCCATCCTCGTAGGATTCTCAGCATCGTCTCTTGGATTTACATGGTGGGACGACTGGCCTTCCCACTGTGGGAAATGGGGCCCAttttgggctgaagcaggagtgggggtgtgtgggggggtagGGGGCACAGCTTCGGTAATAAAGGCAGAAACAGTCATGCAGGATAGTTTTAAAACCAGAGCCTTCCCTGGAGGCAGCCAGAAGGCACTGGGAGCCTTCGGTTGCCATGGAGACAGGACTCTGCCCGATCTTGCCTGctagagggaggaggagagatggggGTATAGGTGCCCTGCCTGGGTAGAGATCTCACCCGTGCTCTCTCTCCTCCAGTCCGGCAGGGCATCCTCGAGAACAGGACAGCCAGCGTGTCAGCAGCATCGGAGCAGGTGTTCAGGAGTGTCGGGAGATGGCTGGAGAGTTTGCCCAAAGCCCTGTATCCCAGGGCCAAGGAGGACACCATGGCCAACTCATtcggctgggacttccctggcctgTGAGGCTTTGTGGAAGGGGACGGGATTCATGCATCTCCTCATCCTGTAAACCCCCGTGTCCAGCTGTGGTCTGGGCCCTTGAGGGCTCTGCCAGCCATGGGTGGACCTGGGACTCAGTGTCCACGCAGTTTCATGGGCTCCTGTCCCCCTTAGGTCCACCCTGGAGCCGAAGGGCCACCTCTCTGAGGACACCTCTATGAACAGCAGCCTGCCCTTCATCCCCAGGCCCACCACCCAGAGGCAGCGGGGGGACCTCAAAACCTTTCTGGAGCAGGTGGGCAAATCGCCCTGTTCCTGGAGCCAGAAGCTAGTGAGCAACTGCTGGCAGCCAGCCACCTGGAGACCCCCTgcctggtgggggggtggtgccCAGTGGGGTGGCCAGGGCTCTGGGTAAAACCCCCGTATGTGCTCGGCTAAGGGGTGGGCTCTcaggccaggctgcctgggttcagatcGCAAGCTCCTAACTTTCGATCAGTGGCGTCTTTTTCGtgtcagtttctgcatctgtaaaatggggctgaccACAGTGCCTGCCCCCTCGGGCTGCGGTGTAGAATCCCCCTTGGCCCAGGGAACCCCATCTCCTGCAGAGGCCCCCAAAACACCCAGCTGGTCCTCATTCTCGCCCTAGGAGTCCTTCCTGCCCAGCTTGGTGTTGCACACACGGTACTGAAACAAGGCCGCCCTAAGGGGCACCAGCTCCTCCTGCCATCAACATCACGTCGCACTCAGAGGTGAATGGCTGCTGGTGCCCAAGCCCAGGTGTGGACACgggtgaggggtgaggagaggccttccctgacccacAAATAAACGCACATCCCCGGTGGCTGGTATCTGCTGTCAGGTCTCACCCTACAAACCTCTCCTGGTTGCTGGTCTTGGGGGGTCCTGGgccagggggaggg
The window above is part of the Eubalaena glacialis isolate mEubGla1 chromosome 9, mEubGla1.1.hap2.+ XY, whole genome shotgun sequence genome. Proteins encoded here:
- the C9H9orf50 gene encoding LOW QUALITY PROTEIN: uncharacterized protein C9orf50 homolog (The sequence of the model RefSeq protein was modified relative to this genomic sequence to represent the inferred CDS: deleted 2 bases in 1 codon) — translated: MPRRRPSSCAQQVAPEGLPGGGDRRRRDPLLPLELRAASGAGASGGSTASEGGAEWWEAPACESSHSDPGVGVRRPRSRLPVLPTVAQRAARNRTGLSPGNRRPGPGQCEDPRRGSARENPDSLGDLLGEFLPGRSWQFLHQLRAESAEQPRPPTEAPTAPTGGASSASQHQRGVSEHSGSPPQCPRYSFLPDLGGQSLYFKNSLEKILLHQIPALGPFRRDHSQFTTVKKTNQPHATQAPKLKAVLTHNSSGEGSGHRRRCCPFCVRFADETLRDTALRYWERSCAVRQGILENRTASVSAASEQVFRSVGRWLESLPKALYPRAKEDTMANSFGWDFPGLSTLEPKGHLSEDTSMNSSLPFIPRPTTQRQRGDLKTFLEQESFLPSLVLHTVLKQGRPKGHQLLLPSTSRRTQR